A genomic window from Sulfurospirillum diekertiae includes:
- a CDS encoding pirin family protein → MSLSIHKANQRGVAEHGWLHSRFSFSFAEYYNPSRMGFGALRVINDDIIEKGEGFGMHPHRDMEIISIVTQGVLIHKDSFGNHGEIHAGEIQYMSAGEGVYHSEFASKDETTALFQIWIHPNQKGGIPLYNQRDFRDVTKKNQWVTLVSPDGRESSIAIKQEAFIATTELEEGKTISLAPSTPNRGKLVLVVEGSIEIDGVVLEKRDEVQMTESKAYEIKALKPAWVLVFDVPMH, encoded by the coding sequence ATGTCATTGTCCATTCATAAAGCCAACCAAAGAGGCGTTGCAGAGCATGGTTGGCTTCACAGCCGTTTTAGTTTTTCCTTTGCCGAGTACTACAATCCTTCCCGTATGGGATTTGGCGCGCTTCGCGTTATCAATGACGACATCATCGAAAAAGGCGAAGGATTTGGGATGCACCCGCATCGCGACATGGAGATCATCTCCATCGTGACACAAGGGGTTTTGATTCACAAAGACTCTTTTGGTAATCATGGTGAAATTCATGCCGGTGAAATTCAGTATATGAGCGCAGGCGAAGGGGTATATCACTCCGAATTTGCCTCAAAAGATGAGACAACGGCTCTGTTTCAAATTTGGATACACCCCAATCAAAAAGGCGGAATTCCACTCTACAATCAACGCGATTTTAGAGATGTCACTAAAAAAAATCAATGGGTTACACTGGTTTCTCCTGATGGTAGAGAGAGTTCTATTGCGATCAAACAAGAGGCGTTTATCGCCACTACCGAGTTAGAAGAAGGTAAAACTATTTCCTTAGCACCTTCTACTCCAAATCGTGGTAAACTCGTACTTGTTGTCGAAGGAAGCATTGAAATCGATGGTGTCGTACTTGAGAAAAGAGATGAAGTACAAATGACCGAAAGTAAAGCTTATGAGATAAAAGCGTTGAAACCCGCGTGGGTTTTAGTTTTTGATGTGCCGATGCACTAA
- a CDS encoding CDGSH iron-sulfur domain-containing protein: MSPVKMSLEANKEYHFCTCGKSATKVLCDGSHKGSGFTPKAFTVTEAKEYYLCACKKSANAPFCDGSHAK, from the coding sequence ATGTCACCTGTTAAAATGTCACTCGAAGCCAACAAAGAGTATCACTTCTGCACCTGTGGTAAAAGTGCAACAAAAGTTTTATGTGATGGTAGCCATAAAGGCTCAGGTTTTACACCCAAAGCGTTCACGGTTACGGAAGCAAAAGAGTACTATCTTTGCGCCTGTAAAAAAAGTGCCAATGCTCCTTTTTGTGATGGAAGTCACGCTAAATAA
- a CDS encoding HD domain-containing protein, which yields MDKKWAYLNDIEGCEVIGLYTLHALIEIVYLKEGKPKSLTINFHVAGGSLGYFEFFKFDSIPLPPAKMPYSPSEMFTKILHVNLYATVGEHERFEELEFVCEKGSYLFFFSEDEEEAHYAKIEKDKKPSLPQVKRSEESLPKELFSVDFFKENLAFALLAHGEQKTPHGLPYSMHLLSVASEVINALYMEPLSFDENNVAIACALLHDVNEDTTTQITKESFLAGNSEVIAKGVQALTKDKTLPSKEAQMRDSLERLKKRQNCVALVKLADRITNLGVPPKHWDKAKKQKYLEEAKLILSELGYAHYYLAHKLHEKIEAYPLYM from the coding sequence ATGGATAAAAAATGGGCTTATTTAAACGACATTGAAGGGTGTGAAGTCATCGGTCTTTATACGCTGCATGCGCTCATCGAAATTGTTTATCTCAAAGAGGGGAAACCTAAAAGCCTCACCATTAATTTTCATGTTGCAGGTGGTTCTTTGGGCTATTTTGAGTTTTTTAAGTTCGACAGCATTCCACTTCCCCCTGCAAAAATGCCTTATTCTCCGAGTGAAATGTTCACAAAGATTTTACATGTAAACCTTTATGCCACTGTTGGTGAGCATGAGCGTTTTGAAGAGTTGGAGTTTGTCTGTGAAAAAGGCAGTTATCTGTTTTTCTTCAGCGAGGATGAGGAAGAGGCACACTATGCCAAAATCGAAAAAGATAAAAAACCCTCATTACCACAGGTCAAACGCAGTGAAGAGTCTTTGCCTAAAGAGCTTTTTAGTGTGGATTTTTTTAAAGAAAATCTCGCGTTTGCTCTTCTCGCGCACGGTGAGCAAAAAACCCCACACGGCTTGCCTTACTCGATGCACCTTTTAAGTGTTGCTAGTGAAGTGATTAACGCTCTTTATATGGAACCACTGAGTTTCGATGAAAACAATGTTGCCATTGCGTGCGCGCTTTTGCATGATGTCAATGAAGATACAACCACTCAAATTACCAAAGAGAGTTTTTTAGCAGGCAATAGTGAAGTGATCGCCAAAGGGGTACAAGCGCTTACCAAAGATAAAACCCTGCCTTCTAAAGAGGCGCAGATGCGAGACAGTCTTGAGCGACTGAAAAAGCGTCAAAACTGCGTAGCACTGGTCAAACTTGCCGATCGCATTACCAATTTGGGTGTGCCTCCCAAACACTGGGATAAAGCAAAAAAACAAAAATACCTTGAAGAAGCGAAGTTGATTTTGAGCGAACTTGGCTATGCGCATTACTATTTAGCCCATAAACTGCATGAAAAAATTGAGGCATATCCACTTTACATGTAA
- a CDS encoding DUF234 domain-containing protein, whose amino-acid sequence MPKHPTLLHQFRSFCLQNHADDMEKAIEYFSVFGGTSWKVDMHKPLLELMETKIFKNYPYIHSDIAKITFSNKLSHTLLSAMATGDRRVHSTFKRAHISREEGESALDTLLDSALIRFEYSLERPVNIDDDNSDKLSFMTPFMRFWFAFVSPFYKTIKEGDYSEVEKSFASREQEFYELIFKKLSFELLRKLMPDDPIVEVGSYWDKNAEIDILAKTVSGKLIAGSTKYKNTKVKKTELTKLKEQCAKADFEPDLFVILSKSGFTSELKALKGDDLKLFTIKSMKALVEDVSEKELIPCEGKKY is encoded by the coding sequence ATGCCAAAACATCCAACTCTTTTACACCAATTTCGCTCTTTTTGTCTCCAAAATCATGCCGATGATATGGAAAAAGCCATTGAGTATTTTTCTGTATTTGGAGGGACAAGCTGGAAAGTGGATATGCACAAGCCTCTTTTAGAGCTTATGGAGACTAAGATTTTCAAAAATTATCCCTACATTCACAGTGACATTGCCAAAATAACCTTCAGCAACAAGCTCAGTCATACGCTTTTAAGCGCTATGGCAACGGGAGATCGTCGGGTGCATTCAACCTTTAAGAGAGCACACATTAGCCGAGAAGAAGGCGAATCTGCACTCGATACCCTTTTAGACAGTGCGCTGATTCGTTTTGAGTATTCACTGGAGCGTCCTGTCAATATCGACGACGATAACTCCGATAAACTCAGTTTCATGACCCCTTTTATGCGCTTTTGGTTTGCCTTTGTCTCACCGTTTTATAAGACAATCAAAGAGGGTGATTACAGTGAAGTTGAAAAATCATTTGCTTCTCGCGAACAAGAATTTTATGAACTTATCTTTAAAAAACTCTCATTTGAGCTTTTGCGAAAACTAATGCCTGATGACCCGATTGTGGAAGTGGGAAGCTATTGGGATAAAAACGCTGAAATTGATATTTTGGCTAAGACAGTCTCAGGAAAGCTCATCGCAGGAAGTACCAAATACAAAAATACCAAGGTGAAAAAAACCGAACTTACCAAACTTAAAGAGCAATGTGCCAAAGCAGACTTTGAGCCTGATCTGTTTGTGATTCTTTCCAAAAGTGGATTTACTTCTGAACTTAAAGCGCTTAAAGGTGACGATCTAAAACTCTTCACGATTAAAAGCATGAAAGCGTTGGTGGAAGATGTGAGTGAAAAAGAGTTAATTCCGTGTGAGGGGAAAAAATATTAA